The window TTGGCAATGGCACAAAACAGGTCGGCGGTGACTTCCGCATCGTAGGCGGCGGAGTGCGCCTTGTCATTATCGTAGGGAATCTTGGCGGCTTCGCAGGCCCGCGATAAAACGGTTTGCCCATACACCACACCACCCAAGGTAGCCGTATCAAAAGAGGTGAAGGGATGGAAGGGATTGCGTTTGTGCTTAACGCGTTCAACTGCGGCATTCAAAAACCCCAGATCAAACCAGGAGTTGTGTCCAACCAGAACGGCACGTTTGCATTCCAGCAGTTTTTTTTCTGCCCGAATCACTTTAAAAATCTTGTCCAGAGCTTCGCGTTCGCTAACCGCCATGCGCAAAGGATGGTCGAGTTGAATGCCGGTAAAGTCCAGTGCC of the Gammaproteobacteria bacterium genome contains:
- the rnt gene encoding ribonuclease T gives rise to the protein MKNRFRGFYPVVVDVETGGFNSETDALLEIAAVTLGIDKNFQLQRMETIRYHVEPFEGANIEQSALDFTGIQLDHPLRMAVSEREALDKIFKVIRAEKKLLECKRAVLVGHNSWFDLGFLNAAVERVKHKRNPFHPFTSFDTATLGGVVYGQTVLSRACEAAKIPYDNDKAHSAAYDAEVTADLFCAIA